Proteins encoded by one window of Acuticoccus sp. MNP-M23:
- a CDS encoding NAD(P)/FAD-dependent oxidoreductase gives MSDTHELETADVVVVGAGLAGLSAAHTLKDHRVVVLEASGRVGGRVHSEQRGDYWLNFGAHLFGSDETPAGALARSLKLPLADIPGHRFGIGMNGKVVAGGLAETFPLRLPLSLGDRISFARLGLRLRKGVAELRKVQARRDGEAVDAFRARQLSFENSRTLGDFAGRLTPTVRDMLATITQRTAADPATMAAGYGMTSFAQVWSPYSFARNLSGGSAQLPLALAAGLADVRLNAPVERVSAEGDRVTVTYRMDGAQRTIVARQALIAAPANVAADIAAGIPAETTAALKAVRYGAFLSVALLTGEPGPMPWDNKYAIATPGLSFGVLFNMASTTRTGPRQPGGSLMLFRGGPDAARMMDLADNEIVEPMLADLAALYPETRGIVREAVVQRWPQGAPYGFVGRAALQEALSRPSGPIHLAGDYMEFPCMDAAIATGTEASRRIAAALGSGQTLAA, from the coding sequence TGGTGGTGCTGGAAGCATCAGGCCGGGTGGGTGGTCGCGTCCATTCCGAACAGCGCGGCGACTACTGGCTGAACTTCGGCGCGCACCTTTTCGGCAGCGACGAGACGCCGGCCGGCGCGCTTGCCCGCTCACTCAAGCTGCCGCTCGCGGACATTCCGGGGCACCGTTTCGGCATCGGCATGAATGGCAAGGTGGTTGCCGGCGGTCTGGCCGAGACCTTTCCACTACGGCTGCCGCTGTCGCTGGGCGACCGCATCTCGTTCGCGCGGCTCGGGCTCCGGCTGCGCAAGGGCGTTGCAGAGCTGCGCAAGGTGCAGGCGCGGCGGGACGGCGAGGCGGTGGACGCATTTCGCGCACGGCAGCTTTCATTCGAGAACAGCCGCACGCTCGGCGATTTCGCCGGCCGCCTGACACCAACGGTGCGCGACATGCTTGCCACCATCACCCAGCGCACCGCCGCCGACCCCGCCACCATGGCCGCCGGGTACGGGATGACGTCGTTTGCGCAGGTGTGGAGCCCCTACTCGTTCGCCCGCAACCTTTCCGGTGGCTCGGCCCAACTGCCGCTGGCGCTGGCGGCCGGGCTGGCCGATGTGCGGCTGAATGCGCCGGTGGAGCGGGTGAGCGCCGAGGGCGACCGCGTCACCGTCACCTACCGGATGGACGGCGCGCAACGCACCATCGTTGCCCGGCAGGCGCTCATTGCAGCGCCAGCCAACGTGGCGGCAGATATTGCGGCTGGCATTCCGGCAGAGACCACGGCAGCGCTGAAGGCGGTGCGTTATGGCGCGTTCCTGTCGGTCGCGCTTCTCACCGGCGAGCCCGGTCCGATGCCGTGGGACAACAAGTATGCGATCGCGACGCCGGGGCTCTCCTTCGGTGTGCTGTTCAACATGGCAAGCACCACCCGCACCGGGCCGCGCCAGCCGGGCGGCAGCCTGATGCTGTTTCGCGGCGGACCGGATGCGGCCCGCATGATGGACCTTGCAGACAACGAGATCGTCGAGCCGATGCTGGCCGACCTTGCCGCCCTCTACCCCGAAACGCGGGGGATCGTGCGCGAGGCTGTGGTGCAGCGCTGGCCGCAGGGCGCGCCTTACGGCTTCGTGGGCCGGGCCGCGCTGCAGGAGGCACTCTCGCGTCCCTCCGGCCCGATCCACCTTGCCGGAGACTATATGGAGTTTCCCTGCATGGATGCCGCGATTGCCACGGGCACCGAGGCCAGCCGCCGCATTGCGGCAGCGCTCGGCAGCGGACAGACGCTGGCGGCCTGA
- a CDS encoding TRAP transporter large permease has translation MLAPLLVSFAVLLVLRIPVAAAMGLSGAFALFTSDMQIPLAVVPQRIFVLLDSTSLLAIPFFILAGAIMEQGGMARRMIGFAQTMVGHWRGGLAQVDVLASTIFSSLTGSSAASASATGSVMIPAMKRAGYPAGYAAALEASSAAIGPIIPPSIIMVIYGSLAGVSVGALFLSGIVPGLMITLGLFAVNAVQARRKGWGGEARASFRERARAARLASAALVAPLIIIGGILGGVFTPTEAGAVAVVYAAVISLFVYREMGFRRLMGSVFDAALTTGIIGLIIASAGIFGWVLALEQVPQMVVAWVQSVTASPSVAIILVVGVVLVIGCVVDVTAAVIILVPVFAPLGASYGFDPVHFGIIMCLALVYGNVTPPVGLLLFLTAGIAKCSVGEVMRYQIPFYIVLTLVLAATVALPGLVLFIARF, from the coding sequence ATGCTGGCGCCGCTTCTCGTCTCGTTCGCCGTCCTCCTCGTGCTGCGCATTCCGGTTGCGGCGGCAATGGGGCTTTCGGGTGCCTTCGCGCTGTTCACGTCGGACATGCAGATCCCGCTGGCGGTGGTGCCGCAACGCATCTTCGTCCTTCTGGATTCCACCTCGCTGCTCGCCATTCCCTTCTTCATCCTCGCCGGTGCCATCATGGAGCAGGGCGGCATGGCGCGGCGGATGATCGGCTTTGCGCAGACCATGGTGGGCCACTGGCGCGGCGGCCTTGCGCAGGTGGACGTCCTCGCCAGCACCATCTTTTCCTCGTTGACGGGCTCCAGCGCGGCCAGCGCGTCGGCCACCGGCTCGGTGATGATCCCGGCCATGAAGCGGGCGGGCTATCCGGCCGGCTACGCCGCGGCGCTGGAAGCCTCCAGCGCCGCCATCGGGCCGATCATCCCGCCTTCGATCATCATGGTGATCTACGGCTCGCTCGCCGGCGTTTCGGTGGGCGCGCTGTTCCTGTCCGGCATCGTGCCCGGCCTGATGATCACGCTGGGCCTTTTTGCGGTGAATGCCGTCCAGGCCCGCCGCAAGGGCTGGGGCGGGGAGGCGCGCGCTTCGTTTCGCGAGCGGGCACGGGCGGCGCGGCTCGCCAGCGCTGCGCTGGTCGCCCCGCTCATCATCATCGGCGGCATTCTGGGCGGCGTGTTCACGCCCACCGAGGCGGGCGCGGTGGCGGTTGTCTACGCCGCGGTGATCAGCCTCTTCGTCTACCGCGAGATGGGGTTCCGGCGGCTGATGGGAAGCGTGTTCGACGCTGCGCTCACCACCGGCATCATCGGGCTCATCATCGCGTCGGCGGGCATCTTCGGCTGGGTGCTGGCGCTGGAACAGGTGCCGCAGATGGTGGTCGCCTGGGTCCAGAGCGTGACGGCGAGCCCATCCGTCGCCATCATTCTGGTGGTGGGCGTGGTCTTGGTGATCGGCTGCGTGGTGGACGTGACCGCGGCGGTCATCATCCTGGTGCCGGTGTTCGCGCCGCTTGGTGCAAGCTACGGGTTCGACCCGGTGCACTTCGGCATCATCATGTGCCTGGCGCTGGTCTACGGCAACGTGACGCCGCCGGTGGGCCTTCTGCTGTTCCTCACCGCAGGCATTGCAAAATGCTCGGTGGGCGAGGTGATGCGCTACCAGATCCCGTTCTACATCGTCCTGACGCTGGTACTGGCTGCAACGGTTGCGCTGCCGGGCCTCGTCCTCTTCATCGCCCGGTTCTGA